A genomic window from Silene latifolia isolate original U9 population chromosome Y, ASM4854445v1, whole genome shotgun sequence includes:
- the LOC141627510 gene encoding protein FAR1-RELATED SEQUENCE 5-like, translated as MPEKVGRAICNNTEFMTDINAVVWDVDLEPHEFEQNWKTVIEAHGMESNRWLKYVFAIRQKWIPAYFRDLPLGCLLRTTQRSESSNSYFKRFESHFGTLVEFWMRYNSAIEQKRHTQRRMDNANEHSMVEKVGPMKVEMHASHVYTHPIFADFQNEVKHAICSMGVGSLTTVGAVEYHDVRDGLKHRSFRVEFNTKTNESKCACKLFERHGIVCRHILWVWNGRRVHGIPTLMSLLDGQRNPTGQLSEMKMER; from the coding sequence ATGCCTGAGAAAGTGGGAAGGGCAATCTGCAATAATACGGAATTTATGACCGACATAAATGCCGTTGTGTGGGATGTCGACCTCGAGCCACACGAATTTGAACAGAATTGGAAAACTGTTATTGAAGCCCATGGTATGGAAAGCAACCGGTGGTTGAAGTATGTCTTTGCAATCAGACAAAAGTGGATACCGGCATACTTTCGGGATCTGCCTCTAGGTTGTTTGTTGCGAACAACCCAGAGATCCGAAAGTTCAAACAGCTATTTCAAGCGGTTTGAAAGCCATTTTGGAACCCTCGTCGAGTTTTGGATGAGGTACAATTCCGCAATAGAGCAGAAAAGGCATACACAAAGGAGGATGGATAATGCCAATGAGCATAGTATGGTCGAGAAAGTAGGGCCGATGAAGGTAGAGATGCATGCCTCACATGTCTACACCCATCCTATCTTTGCGGACTTTCAGAATGAAGTCAAACATGCTATATGCAGCATGGGGGTCGGGAGTTTGACAACAGTAGGGGCGGTGGAGTATCATGACGTTCGTGATGGACTGAAGCATAGGAGCTTCCGAGTTGAATTTAACACCAAAACTAACGAGAGCAAATGTGCATGTAAGCTGTTTGAGAGGCATGGCATTGTTTGTCGCCATATACTGtgggtgtggaatggtaggcGGGTCCACGGGATACCGACCCTTATGTCCttgctcgatggacaaagaaatccTACAGGCCAGTTGTCCgagatgaaaatggaaaggtga